The Arachis duranensis cultivar V14167 chromosome 9, aradu.V14167.gnm2.J7QH, whole genome shotgun sequence genomic sequence TTATTATTGAATCATTAATTATGTACatcataaatatataaattaaaattaaaatactatttgCAATCAAAATCAACTGTTAcgtatttgtatatttttaactcattttcaatatgtattgtatattctaaaatatattttatattagtgactaattttagcGCACATCTAACAtggttataattaaaaatattaatagttattctatttttctctttcttcattaattaataattatttatgataTTAATAACTTTTGACTACTCTATCATAATAATTAAGCATTAATGAGCAAAATAATAGATACattgatatttattatttaattaattttttctatatattttgtatttcaacatatattttGTATACGTGATTGATTTAATAGTAGAGGTGAcaatgggtagggtagggtagggtttagaTCCGACCCTAACACTACCCGCTATTAACCCCTGGGTACCCGATCATACCCTTGGGTTACAGAAAAGATAcactattattaaataatttgatgataatttaaaatagaactgaTATATATATAGTGCGGTTCAAACTTCCAACATTTGATTAAGTTGACGAGCGAAGTAATCACTCGATCGACTCAAGTTAGTAGATGATTTTTATCCCATTAGTTGCATGATAGGTTTTTTTCCCATTAGTTGCATGATATTTGTCATTCTTATTTTTAGATATAAACCTTATTATTGAATCATTAATTATGTACatcttaaatatataaattaaaataaaaatactatttacaaTCAAAATTAACTATTACGTATTCGTGTATTTTTAACTCATTTACAATATGTACTGTatattctaaaatatattttatattagtgactgattttagtgcACATCTAACatgattataattaaaaatattaaaagttattctatttttctctttcttcattaattaagaattatttGTGATATTAATAACTTTTGACtactttattataataattaagcattaatgaacaaaaataatagatacattgatatttattatttaatttatttttaatatgtattctatattttaacatatattttgtaTACTGATTGATTTAATAATAGGGgtggcaatgggtagggtagAGTAGGGTTTAAatcaaaccctaaccctaccctacccgcgggttgagAATATCTCAACTGTAACCCTACCCGCTCTTAACACGTGGGTACCCAACCCTACCCGTGggttacaaaaaaaatacttaaaattaatatatatataatatttaaataataaacaaagaaataataatttttcaatcCAACCAAACAAGAGAAAGTAGTATATGCATTTGAACCAAACAAGAGAAAGTAGCATATGCATTTGAAGTTTAATATTTCTAACCTTGATTTGAATTTGAGCAAAGAAAATGTGACAGGTCAAAAGGATTCATGTTTGCTTTGTACATAAGCTGAACATTAGTgccaatattgctcaacaaccTTATTTGTTTTTCCATTGCTTGTTCTGTTTGAAGCTCGGATAACTTCATTATTTTTACTCTATTCTTCTCCACCTCCACTGAAaatccaaattttaaattaataatgcCAAAAAAAAGCAAATGGAATAAATACATAGAATTATGGATATACAAATTAATGGAACATGAtaaatagtatattttttaaagaactCTTTTTAAAAGGATAATCCATATGAGCCGAatgttattatataattttttaattgttttttataTAATCCATTTATTTCAAATATTATGCTTTTATTCAactaacgaaaaaaataaaaaatatagaatgaTTACATTCTTGTAATGTGTTTCCCTTTTCACTAATAGCTATTTGCAGTTTTAGTTTATTCTGCTCTAACAACAATGAAGGATGTTCATTTTTGAGAGCATCAATTTTTTGAACAAGATTAGCTATCTCATCCTACATATCAAAATCTCAAAATCCAAATTGTCAtaatagagagaaaaaaacacatccaaaatcacttttatttaAAAGAGAAGTACTTTTTAAACAGAGCAAAAATTACTTATAACaacttgtttaaaaaaattacctgaagaatatatatatataataacaacGATAATAACCTCATGTTTTAACTCTAAAACTTTTAGTTTTCCTTCCAAAATCATCACATAgagttctttttttattctggATTTCTGTGCTAAAACTCGACTTGAGATCATCTTAGgatttttgctttttatttttattttttaaaaatatttatgtttgaaAGATTTTGTgagaaaatagtaaaaatattgaagaatcaatttttttaatttttaaattttgtaaaaaaaactaaaaatattaattataatgctatcttttattttttaaattattctggAATTATAAATTGATCTAAAAGGTatccaataaaaaaatctagACAACTATATATTTGCAATTAGCATATACTTTTTGAGATTCTCATCAGCattctcttcttgttgattAATAAGAATTGAATTCACACCAACATCACTTGTGTTGTGAGTTGAATTTACAACATTATCAAGATTACAAAGTTGGAGATTTGGGTTATTGGGTGCCCTATTACTGCTGCTTGAATCTGTAAAGCCAGGGCCTTTATTCCAATAAGGATGCCATGGTTGGGGAAATGATTTAACTAACCCTGGTCTCAAAGgttttgatgatggattttcaAGAGGCGTGCATACTTCATAAATCTTTCTCTTAGAGGACTTTTCCATTTTAAcctaaaacaaaagaacaaaaacaaaagaggatCTTATcgcttaaatttatataattaacacAAAATTCTATCAGAGAAAAGAAATGAAAGCTAACCATCTATTGAAGTATTACGCGTATTATTGATTGACAATGTTTCATTATCCATGCAACTATATATATAGCAGTGACAAACGCCCtttatagaaataagaaatGGAAGCTAACCACCTATTGAAGTATTACGTGTACTACTGATTGATAATGGTATCACTGTCTATGCAGCTATATATATAGCAGTGACAAACACGCTTTATagaaaggtttaattactctgttggtctctataattttgcaaaatttttaattagatccctatagttttttttcccttttaattgagtccttgcaccaaattttttttaattgggtccttacgctttttttccttttatttgggTCCCtgcactatttttttaattggatccctatacaattaaaccaattactattaagagggacctaattaaaaaaaattggtccatggacccaattaaaagaaaaaaagtatagggacctaattgaaaattttgcaaaactatagggaccaacagagtaattaaaccttatgAAAATACTACTATTAAATATGTGTGATGTACAACCTTCAATTCTAATTTCACATGGTAAATTTAGTATAATACTCTGTAAGAATAAATTTATAGAATTCGGTATAACATTATCATTGTCGTTACATAATAAATATagtgaatatattattttaaatttattaaatataaaatataaattcaatGCACTATTAATTGGCAATAATGCTATCGGTGTGTGATATATACAGGGGTAATATTTACTTGTCTCTTCATAATTAGGGATAACAAAAAACCCACACTTGTAGATATTCGCAGAGATTAGCTGTGACGGGAGGACTAACAGGGATCTATAATATTCCCACAGAAACGAGGACTTGTCCCTGCGAAAAATNNNNNNNNNNNNNNNNNNNNNNNNNNNNNTGATGGAAAAGTAGAAAAGTTCTTATTAACGTTAAACTAGCTCTGATCCACATGAATACTGCATCCTTTTATGACTGTTTATGTTTCTTCTATAAATATCTTAGAGCTATTTTTCAAATCTGGAAGTACAGGTTGTCTCTTCTTATCATTTATAAAGTGGTAGTAGTAAGACCTGATGATTGGATAGTAAGCTTAACTTGGTTGTTTTCCTGTAAATGATAAGAACAAAACACTAAAAGTACCTGGTGACTATGGATCTGGAAAATTAGGTAtttaaaaaaagagttaaaatccAGTATTCACTGGATAAGTGCTAGTTTAGTGTTAATCGGCATATTCCTATGGAACCAAAGGAGGACAATGATATTAGTAAGTTTTATAAAATGTCTTTCTTCCGCTCCCTCTCTTGTCGTTTTGCACACACTCCTTCTTCATCCCACACAAAATCCAACATTCTTTTGGAAAAAGTGGCTTGATATGAGGAACTCTCTCTAAAATATAATATCTTCGAAGAAGAAGTCTGCTTTGAAGATACAAACATTCCCCAGGATGAACTATATGTTCTTGAAGAAACCAAGCGTGCCGGAAAATCTTATTATATTATCAAAACTGCCAAAAACAACATTCCTTTAGGACCTAAGTCCGGTGAAAAGTTTCACCTTTTAAACAAACAATCTATCCAAGAATATATCTGTAAATATAAATATCTTCATATAGAATGTGTTCAAGTTGCAGTCAAGCCACTCATTAGAGAAGGTTTAAATGCGTCCATTCTCATGTGTCTAAGAGATGTTAGGTATAATAATTTTCATGATTCTCTCATAGGAACTATTGAAACCAGTCTAGGGCACAGTCTGATCTATTTCAACTATTTCCCCAACAAAACTGTGAGTTTGTTAGATAGAAATATCTTAGACTCACTCTTTCTTAACATCTGACTTCATGGACTTGACATGAAGGAAGGATCCATTCCTGTAGCCTTAATCTATAGGATTCAATACAAATTCATGAATACTTGTAACTCAAGAGTCCTCTTAAAAACAACCAACCATGAGACAACTTTGTTTGTCACAGATATGACAAAAGCAAACGTTACTATACCTCACCTTATCAAATGGGATGAAATTAATCTTCATGAATCTTGGGCCATAGAAAGAGTCATTCCTACTCTACCTAGACAGGCCCTtcaattacaagaaattaaacaagatgAATCTGAAAAGGTAGAAATCTTCTTTGACAGAAGAAATTCTTTTTCCTCAAGGACTGAAGTTGTACCTATCTACAAATCTGACTTCGCCTCCAAAAGGAGATCTTTCTCTATAAGGCCTCATTCCTCTCTTCCTAATCCACATATTATGACAACCAACTCCGAAATTAACCTTACAGGATTACAAACAAATTCTAGTATTCTAAAACCCATTTACTAAAATGAAGAGGATATAGACAAACAGTCTATTCAATccccaacatattcttctttaaataataatgtccatgtcaattgaaaaatttattataaatagggaAGCCTTGCATAAAAACGTCAACTCTAAAGAGTGAAAAATTTAGAGGAGATGGTATTTACAAACCTTTAAGGCACTTCAAATTTCACATTTTAGAGAAGAATATTATCATTTCCTCAATCAAGTCAAAATGCATATTCCGTTTTTTGAAAGGTTCCATACATATAGCATAAAGAACAATATAGATTATCCTTTTAAAGCAGACATCAGTACATCTCATTCTGCAAACGTCATAATAACCTAGAAAATCTAGGAGGGGGAGTTGGTTAAGTCTGAACTTCCCCCAACAGGAAAGTTCATCCTTACAAATAACCTAGATTTTAAACAAAGCCCTGTTATGGCTTCGTCcttcaaaacaaaaaatctcAACGAACCCATTGGGTCTAAAGATATCAAGAATATCATAGAACAGACTaattatatcaataaatatcTCCAAACTCTAGGTCAAAAACTTAGCTCTACAAGTGCCAGTACTCATGAAGCCCCTAAACCTCTTGAAACACTTCTGTTTAAACCTTTTAAGATTAGCCACAAAATTAGACAAAATCTTAAATCTTCTATTTTGAAACAAGAATAAGGAACTTCTGAACTTATACACAAAATAGATCATCTCCTCGGTCAAATGACCATTCTTAAAACTCCTCAAACTATAGAATCATCCACAAGAGTTACTAGGCACTCAGCTAAAACATCCATTAGCGTTATTCAAGAAAAGTCGCAAGACTCTGAAGATGGCTTAGATTCACCCAGAGTCAACCCTATCATGACCACCTCTATTACAAAATGGAAAGGTCTTACTAAACTCCATATGTAAATCCCGTTAAATTAGCAagtaattagtcaataaattaaattttaataaaggaaattaaaaatatgaatattatattaaattaggatagagctcatcaaaacaagaattttgacaaTAACTTTTAAGAATTTGGCCTAAGATTAGGCTGAGCGGACCAAACTGggcccaaagtgggcccaaggcccaaccctTCAGCCCAATTAACTTAAAGAAAGGTCCCTCGCTTTCCCCATTCAGCAAAGGAACACTGAAGCATTCAAGGGGGGAAAGGAGATAGGTTTCAAACCCTTGATCCTCATTCAATCCTCCATAACTCTCCGCTCCGAGCTccaatcgccgcaccgtttgcagCCACGCATCTGCGGCATTGAGCTCTACAATGCCTAATGAACAATTGGGTAAGAAATCTCCAAATTCAATCTCAGCCTGTCCTTCCCCCAATttttcgaaatgatataaatggTGTTAAGTTTTTTCCTTTTGATGTATTAGGATCCGATTAACTTGAGGAAAGCATTCACTTTCGCTTATGTGACACTTGGATAAGGTGAGGACTCTCAAAATTCTATAAATTCTAGCTTATGTGAGTTTGGGTATTGAATTTGAGTATGTATGTATGATATATTTGAATTAggtgtatatgtatatattggaACTTGAATTGTGGACATTAGAGGCTTGGTGGAGGATTGGTGCCAAGGCTTTGGTGATTTTGGACTTGTGGGGCTATGTGTGGCTTTGGTGATTTACCTTGGTCAATACGTaaaaattggccaaggtatagtTTAGGTTTcatgtaacagcccagaccacccgctaatacgatattgtccgctttggcacacaggCCTCacagttttgcctttgacgataggaaTGATAGCCAAATCCCActacactcactcgtcaaaatgtgCCATGCTaaggagaggtatccacacccttataaggcatgcttcgtttccctccccaaccgatgtaggaccttacaatccaccccctaaGGGAGCCTAGCACACTCGCTAGCACATCGATCCGGACTCCGGCTCtgataagggtgtggatacctctccctagcatgatgcattttgacgagtgagtgtgggagGGCTTCAGCTATCATCCCTaccgtcaaaggcaaaaccgtgagaccttgtgtgccaaagcggacaatatcgtgctagcgggtggtctgggctgttacagatggtatcagaatCGGAGCCTGAATCGATGTGCCTGCGAGGGCACTGGACTACCttaggggggtggattgtaaggtcccacatcagttggggaggggaacgaagcatgccttataagggtgtggatacctcttccTATCATGAtgcattttgacgagtgagtgtggggggcttcggctatcatccctatcatcaaaggcaaaaccgtgaggccttgtgtaccaaagcggacaatatcgtgctagcgggtggtctgggctgttacacgTGGCTGACGCGCACGTGTGGCTGTGTGTAGCTGGGACTGACGCACAAAACCTGAAGCATTCGCGTGGTAATGCAGAAGCCCATCAATGTGCATGCATTCTTGATGCGTACGTGTGGCTCGCAGAACTCATATGACGCgcacgtgatgagcggataatttatacgctttttggcattgtttttaggtagtttttagcatgatttagttagtttttagtatataattattagtttttattcaaaaatcacatttctagactttactatgagtgtctttctatgattttaggtattttct encodes the following:
- the LOC127741421 gene encoding uncharacterized protein LOC127741421 isoform X2, which encodes MILEGKLKVLELKHEVIIVVIIYIYSSVEVEKNRVKIMKLSELQTEQAMEKQIRLLSNIGTNVQLMYKANMNPFDLSHFLCSNSNQVSNSFKWSSGDLKNKGN
- the LOC127741421 gene encoding uncharacterized protein LOC127741421 isoform X1; translation: MILEGKLKVLELKHEVIIVVIIYIYSSVEVEKNRVKIMKLSELQTEQAMEKQIRLLSNIGTNVQLMYKANMNPFDLSHFLCSNSNQVSNGAVATSRTREININLQPENRTQVLMAYNRGVRNENQVGMKNLTENG